A DNA window from Theobroma cacao cultivar B97-61/B2 chromosome 5, Criollo_cocoa_genome_V2, whole genome shotgun sequence contains the following coding sequences:
- the LOC108661884 gene encoding germin-like protein subfamily 1 member 13, protein MKGVQLFLVVSAFLAFAWSLASASDPDPLQDFCVAINDTKDGVFVNGKFCKDPKLAKAEDFFYSGLNIPRNTSNPVGSTVTQVNVAQILGLNTLGISLARIDYAPYGGLNPPHTHPRASEILVVLEGTLYVGFVTSNPENRLITKVLYPGDVFVFPVGLIHFQLNIGKTNAVAFAGLSSQNPGVITIAKAVFGSNPPINPDVLTKAFQLDKNIVTSLQSRFWWDNN, encoded by the exons ATGAAAGGAGTTCAACTTTTCCTTGTAGTTTCTGCCTTCTTGGCCTTCGCTTGGTCATTAGCCTCAGCTTCTGACCCTGACCCTCTCCAAGACTTCTGTGTAGCCATCAATGACACCAAGGACGGTG TGTTCGTAAATGGGAAGTTCTGCAAGGACCCAAAGCTTGCCAAGGCAGAAGACTTCTTCTATTCAGGGCTCAATATCCCCAGAAACACATCAAATCCAGTGGGATCAACTGTGACTCAGGTCAATGTTGCACAAATACTAGGACTTAACACTCTTGGCATATCTCTGGCTCGAATTGACTATGCTCCGTACGGAGGCCTAAACCCCCCTCACACTCATCCTCGTGCCTCTGAGATCCTAGTGGTTTTAGAGGGCACACTTTACGTTGGCTTTGTTACATCCAACCCGGAGAATCGTCTCATCACCAAAGTCTTGTACCCTGGAGATGTGTTTGTTTTCCCAGTTGGTCTCATCCACTTCCAGCTCAATATAGGGAAAACTAATGCAGTTGCCTTTGCTGGTCTCAGCAGCCAAAATCCAGGAGTTATCACTATTGCAAAGGCAGTCTTTGGCTCAAACCCTCCCATCAATCCTGATGTTCTCACCAAGGCCTTCCAGCTGGACAAGAATATTGTTACCTCTCTTCAGTCCCGGTTCTGGTGGGACAACAATTAA